A region from the Nitrospira sp. CR1.1 genome encodes:
- a CDS encoding argininosuccinate synthase, with protein MSQSSYKKVVLAYSGGLDTSVILKWLEEVYGCEVVAFCADLGQGEDLKAIKKKAQSLGVKKVYVEDLRETFVKDHVFPMLRGNAIYEGSYLLGTSIARPLIAKRQIEIAAKEGAAAVCHGATGKGNDQVRFELTYMALHPQIKIIAPWREWTMRSRRELIEYAEKHGIPVTATKAKPYSMDMNLFHTSYEGGILEDPWEAPPEEIFVMSVSPERAPGKAREVEIEYVAGNPVAVDGKKMSPAALLAHLNTLGGEHGVGRVDLVENRYVGMKSRGVYETPGGTILHAAHRGLESLTMDREVLHLRDSLIPRYAELIYYGYWYAPEREMLQVALDEAQKDVTGTVRVKLYKGTCTVVGRKSPRSLYRLDMATFEEDDVYRQKDAEGFIRLNALRLAIRAQRKKRSTR; from the coding sequence ATGAGTCAGTCGTCGTACAAGAAAGTGGTGCTGGCCTATTCGGGCGGTTTGGATACCTCGGTCATTCTGAAGTGGCTGGAGGAGGTCTATGGCTGCGAAGTGGTGGCGTTTTGCGCCGATCTCGGGCAAGGCGAAGATTTAAAGGCCATCAAGAAAAAGGCGCAGTCCCTGGGTGTGAAGAAGGTGTATGTCGAGGATTTACGCGAAACCTTCGTCAAAGATCACGTGTTCCCCATGTTGCGCGGGAATGCGATCTATGAAGGCAGCTATCTTTTAGGCACCTCCATTGCGCGCCCGCTCATCGCCAAACGGCAAATCGAGATTGCCGCCAAGGAAGGCGCCGCAGCGGTGTGCCACGGCGCCACCGGTAAGGGCAACGACCAGGTGCGGTTCGAACTGACCTACATGGCGCTGCATCCGCAAATCAAGATCATTGCTCCCTGGCGGGAATGGACCATGCGCTCGCGGCGTGAGCTGATCGAATATGCAGAGAAGCACGGCATCCCCGTCACCGCGACCAAGGCCAAGCCCTACAGCATGGATATGAATTTGTTCCATACGAGTTATGAGGGAGGCATTCTGGAGGATCCGTGGGAGGCCCCGCCTGAAGAAATTTTCGTGATGTCGGTCTCCCCTGAACGGGCGCCCGGCAAAGCGCGAGAAGTCGAGATCGAGTATGTCGCCGGCAATCCGGTGGCGGTGGACGGCAAGAAAATGAGCCCGGCGGCGTTGCTGGCGCACCTCAATACCTTGGGCGGCGAGCACGGGGTCGGTCGTGTCGATCTGGTGGAAAACCGCTATGTCGGCATGAAGTCCCGCGGTGTCTATGAAACGCCCGGCGGCACCATTCTCCACGCGGCGCATCGCGGCTTGGAATCGCTGACCATGGATCGGGAAGTGCTGCATTTGAGGGATAGTCTCATCCCGCGATATGCCGAGCTGATCTATTACGGATATTGGTATGCCCCGGAGCGTGAAATGCTTCAGGTGGCCCTCGACGAAGCGCAGAAGGATGTGACGGGCACGGTTCGCGTGAAGCTCTACAAGGGAACTTGTACGGTGGTCGGACGGAAGTCTCCGCGCTCGTTGTATCGCCTGGATATGGCGACGTTCGAGGAGGACGACGTGTACCGGCAGAAAGATGCGGAGGGATTCATTCGTCTGAATGCGCTCCGGTTGGCGATTCGCGCACAGCGTAAGAAGAGGTCGACCAGGTAA
- the argF gene encoding ornithine carbamoyltransferase, producing the protein MVRRLRRSTPRAGLGKDFLDLLSIPIEELTGLLRLAAQLKVKQRRGVPHPLLPGRMLGLLFQKPSTRTRVSFEAGMNQLGGQAMVLPMGDIQLSRGESIADTAHVLSRYLDAIVLRTFDHAIAEEWAREASIPVINGLTDLNHPCQALSDLLTIQEKKRRLKGIKLAYVGDGNNVTNSLIEAAAKMGMTIAVGCPPGYEPDRRIVDLAMAEAERTGAVIEIGSDPCVAVKGADAVYTDVWISMGQEREQAKRLKILAPYQLNARLLKCAKPDALVMHCLPAHRGEEISAEVLDGPQSVVFDQAENRLHMQKAILVRLLGKKTARKS; encoded by the coding sequence ATGGTGCGGCGTCTTCGTCGGTCAACCCCCCGGGCCGGCCTCGGGAAAGATTTTCTGGATTTGCTCTCGATTCCCATCGAAGAGTTGACCGGATTGTTGCGCCTCGCGGCCCAGTTAAAAGTGAAGCAACGCCGCGGGGTGCCTCATCCTTTGTTGCCAGGCCGCATGTTGGGCCTGCTGTTTCAAAAGCCGTCGACCCGGACGCGCGTGTCGTTCGAAGCGGGCATGAATCAGCTTGGCGGCCAGGCGATGGTGTTGCCGATGGGCGACATTCAATTGTCCCGCGGCGAGAGTATCGCCGATACGGCGCATGTGTTGTCGCGATACCTGGACGCGATTGTCTTGCGGACCTTTGATCATGCCATTGCGGAGGAATGGGCGCGCGAAGCGAGCATTCCGGTCATCAATGGACTCACCGATCTGAATCATCCCTGTCAGGCCTTGTCCGATCTGCTGACCATTCAGGAGAAGAAGCGGCGGTTGAAAGGTATCAAGCTCGCCTATGTCGGCGACGGGAACAATGTGACGAACTCTCTCATTGAAGCTGCCGCCAAGATGGGGATGACAATCGCGGTGGGTTGCCCGCCCGGATACGAGCCGGACCGCCGTATTGTGGACCTGGCTATGGCTGAAGCAGAGCGGACGGGGGCGGTGATAGAAATCGGCTCCGACCCCTGCGTGGCTGTAAAGGGTGCGGACGCGGTCTATACCGATGTCTGGATCAGCATGGGCCAGGAACGGGAACAGGCCAAGCGGCTCAAGATTCTCGCCCCCTATCAGCTCAATGCACGATTGTTGAAATGTGCGAAGCCGGATGCGCTGGTGATGCATTGCCTGCCAGCCCATCGTGGAGAAGAAATCAGCGCCGAGGTGCTGGACGGCCCGCAGTCTGTCGTGTTCGATCAGGCCGAGAACCGCTTGCACATGCAGAAGGCGATTCTGGTCAGGCTCCTCGGCAAGAAAACCGCACGGAAGTCGTAA
- a CDS encoding acetylornithine transaminase: MPTGELRLNADRYLMNTYQRQPISIVRGRGSKVYDLEGREYIDFVAGIAVNVLGHGHPDLVLAIQKQAQHLLHTSNLYYTEPQVQLAQTLAEHSFAQKVFFCNSGAEANEAAIKLARKYSHDKYGADRYEIITMTSSFHGRTLATLTATGQEKVQKGFAPLMPGFSYVPFNDLSAVERAITPKTAAIMLEPIQAEGGVHVAERSYLQALRELCRERDILLIFDEVQTGMGRTGTLFCYEQFGIQPDIMTLAKGLGGGVPIGACLATDSVARAFGPGTHASTFGGNPLACASALAVLRVLLDGKILDQGRRMGDYLAKGLATLKERHRCINEVRGMGLLQGVEVDFDGKTVVADCLARGLLINCVGDRVLRVVPALIITEREIDRLLASLAQILSQRTTSTH; encoded by the coding sequence ATGCCGACAGGCGAGTTGCGTCTTAATGCCGACCGGTACCTGATGAATACCTACCAGCGCCAGCCGATTTCGATCGTGCGCGGCCGTGGCTCGAAGGTCTATGACCTGGAAGGCCGGGAGTATATCGATTTTGTGGCCGGCATTGCGGTCAATGTGCTCGGGCACGGGCATCCGGATCTGGTTCTGGCCATTCAAAAACAGGCGCAGCACCTGCTTCACACGTCAAATCTCTACTATACCGAGCCTCAAGTGCAGTTGGCCCAGACCCTGGCCGAACATTCGTTTGCGCAGAAAGTGTTTTTCTGCAATAGCGGCGCGGAAGCGAATGAAGCGGCGATCAAGCTGGCCCGAAAATATTCGCACGATAAATACGGCGCCGACCGCTATGAGATCATCACGATGACGAGCTCGTTTCACGGGCGCACCCTTGCGACGCTGACGGCGACGGGGCAGGAGAAAGTGCAGAAGGGGTTTGCTCCGTTGATGCCCGGGTTTTCCTATGTGCCGTTTAATGATCTGTCGGCAGTCGAACGGGCGATCACGCCCAAGACCGCCGCGATCATGCTGGAGCCGATTCAGGCCGAAGGCGGAGTGCATGTGGCAGAACGGAGCTACCTGCAGGCGCTGAGAGAGTTGTGCCGGGAACGTGACATCTTGCTGATTTTTGACGAAGTGCAAACCGGCATGGGCCGGACGGGCACCCTGTTCTGTTATGAGCAATTCGGGATTCAGCCGGACATCATGACCCTGGCGAAAGGCCTCGGCGGAGGGGTTCCAATCGGAGCCTGCCTGGCCACGGACAGCGTCGCTCGCGCCTTCGGTCCGGGAACTCATGCCTCAACCTTCGGCGGGAATCCATTGGCCTGCGCCTCCGCGCTGGCCGTGTTGCGAGTCTTGTTGGACGGTAAGATTCTGGACCAGGGGCGGCGGATGGGCGACTACCTGGCCAAAGGGCTGGCGACCCTGAAAGAGCGGCATCGTTGCATCAACGAAGTGCGCGGCATGGGGCTGTTGCAGGGCGTGGAAGTAGATTTCGACGGAAAGACGGTTGTAGCTGATTGTCTGGCGCGAGGGTTGTTGATCAACTGCGTCGGAGATCGGGTGTTGCGTGTTGTCCCCGCGCTCATCATTACGGAGCGGGAGATCGATCGCTTGCTGGCCTCGCTCGCACAGATTTTGAGTCAACGAACCACCTCAACCCATTAA
- a CDS encoding DUF2628 domain-containing protein: MKSCTQCQQENRDEARFCHQCGAAFALEARAAAIEPDQVAPQTDTELLKAFIGPNADRYLETFKKFSGPGGPQFALTWHWPAFVFEPFLWFLYRKMYVYALIYAIGPAMAFYITQDLSADIVWRVIAGGSANYIYFWHAKEQLAKIKSERATAGETREQMLGELGGVQPYVVWVGVGLLLLKIGLVVAMFKDGPPDGPKGPPAKPQPASLTAV, translated from the coding sequence ATGAAATCCTGCACGCAATGCCAGCAAGAAAACCGCGACGAGGCCCGTTTTTGTCACCAGTGCGGGGCGGCGTTTGCCCTCGAAGCCCGCGCCGCCGCTATCGAGCCGGACCAGGTCGCTCCGCAGACGGATACAGAGCTCTTGAAGGCCTTCATCGGCCCCAATGCCGACCGATATCTGGAAACGTTCAAAAAATTTTCAGGCCCGGGCGGACCGCAATTCGCGCTGACCTGGCATTGGCCGGCCTTTGTGTTCGAGCCGTTTCTCTGGTTTCTGTATCGGAAGATGTATGTCTACGCCCTCATCTATGCCATAGGGCCCGCCATGGCATTTTATATTACCCAAGACCTGTCCGCCGACATCGTCTGGCGGGTCATTGCGGGGGGCAGCGCCAACTACATTTATTTCTGGCATGCCAAGGAACAGCTTGCCAAAATTAAAAGTGAACGGGCCACAGCCGGAGAAACTCGAGAGCAGATGTTAGGAGAACTGGGCGGGGTACAGCCCTATGTCGTGTGGGTCGGCGTCGGGCTGCTCCTGTTAAAAATCGGGCTGGTCGTGGCGATGTTCAAAGATGGCCCACCGGATGGACCCAAGGGGCCTCCCGCCAAACCGCAACCCGCCAGCCTCACGGCCGTGTAA
- a CDS encoding 2,3-bisphosphoglycerate-dependent phosphoglycerate mutase, translated as MSKLVLIRHGESQWNLENRFTGWVDVPLSPKGIEEAKAAGTKLTGFTFDRAFSSVLARANETLRFILEALGQTAIPIEKDKALNERMYGELQGLNKAETAKKFGDEQVKIWRRSYDVRPPGGESLKDTAERVLPYYESRIKPYVLKGETILIAAHGNSLRALVMHLEQLTREQVLELNIPTGAPLLYELDNSGKALSHRYL; from the coding sequence ATGAGTAAACTGGTTCTCATTCGTCACGGCGAATCGCAGTGGAATCTGGAAAACCGTTTCACCGGCTGGGTAGACGTCCCGCTTTCGCCGAAGGGCATCGAGGAAGCGAAAGCCGCGGGAACAAAACTGACAGGGTTCACCTTCGATCGCGCCTTCTCCTCTGTCCTGGCCCGCGCCAACGAAACGCTACGCTTCATCCTCGAAGCGCTCGGACAGACGGCTATTCCCATTGAAAAAGACAAGGCGCTGAACGAACGCATGTACGGAGAGTTACAGGGACTGAACAAAGCTGAGACAGCCAAGAAATTCGGAGATGAGCAGGTGAAGATCTGGCGGCGCAGTTACGACGTGCGCCCGCCCGGCGGAGAAAGCCTGAAGGATACGGCGGAGCGGGTCTTACCCTATTACGAAAGTCGCATCAAACCCTATGTGCTCAAGGGAGAAACCATCCTGATCGCCGCCCACGGCAATAGCCTGCGGGCGCTGGTGATGCACCTCGAACAGCTGACCCGCGAACAGGTGCTGGAGCTCAACATTCCCACCGGAGCGCCTCTGCTGTACGAACTCGACAACAGCGGAAAGGCGCTGTCACACCGGTACCTGTAG
- a CDS encoding ATP-grasp domain-containing protein, with product MRRMRVLVLMHKDLVPPEQLNGQDLETAAWKTEYDVVSTLRKLGHEVQALGVKSDLEVIRAAVEDWKPHIAFNLLEEFDGMAVYDQNVVSYLELMRIPYTGCNPRGLMLARDKALAKQVMSYHRIPYPEFMAVPLHRMVRRPKYLPFPLIVKSITEEASLGISQASIVDDDEKLRERVAFIHDNVGTGALVERYIEGRELYVGVMGNAHLQVFPVWELVMDKMPDEARRIATQRVKWSRKYQDKYGIRSCEARNLPEGVVDHIQHLAKRVYRALGLSGYARIDMRMDHAGTVYVIEANPNPQIASGEDFADSAEKADLAYKDLLQELLQVGLRWRPAQAA from the coding sequence ATGAGGCGAATGCGGGTGCTCGTGCTCATGCACAAAGATCTGGTCCCACCTGAACAGCTCAATGGCCAGGACCTGGAGACCGCCGCGTGGAAAACCGAGTATGACGTGGTCTCGACATTACGTAAGCTCGGCCATGAGGTGCAGGCGCTCGGCGTCAAGAGCGACTTGGAAGTCATTCGCGCGGCGGTGGAAGATTGGAAGCCGCACATCGCCTTCAATCTGCTGGAAGAGTTCGACGGCATGGCGGTGTACGACCAGAATGTCGTGTCGTATCTCGAATTGATGCGAATTCCCTACACCGGGTGCAACCCGCGCGGACTCATGCTGGCGAGGGACAAGGCTTTAGCCAAGCAAGTGATGTCCTACCATCGGATTCCCTATCCGGAGTTTATGGCCGTTCCCCTTCATCGCATGGTGCGCCGCCCCAAATATCTGCCGTTCCCGTTGATCGTGAAGTCAATTACCGAAGAAGCGTCGCTGGGCATTTCGCAGGCCTCCATCGTCGATGACGACGAGAAGTTGCGCGAGCGCGTGGCGTTCATCCATGACAATGTCGGAACCGGAGCGCTCGTCGAACGGTATATCGAAGGGCGTGAATTGTATGTCGGCGTGATGGGCAACGCGCACTTGCAGGTCTTCCCGGTCTGGGAATTGGTCATGGATAAGATGCCGGACGAGGCACGGCGCATCGCGACCCAACGGGTGAAATGGAGCCGTAAGTACCAGGACAAATACGGCATCCGTTCATGCGAAGCGAGGAATCTGCCGGAAGGAGTGGTGGATCATATTCAGCACCTGGCTAAGCGCGTCTATCGTGCCTTGGGGCTGAGCGGCTATGCGCGCATCGACATGCGGATGGACCATGCGGGAACGGTCTATGTGATTGAAGCCAATCCCAATCCTCAGATCGCCAGCGGCGAAGACTTCGCCGACTCGGCCGAAAAAGCCGACCTCGCCTACAAAGACCTGCTGCAGGAATTGTTGCAGGTGGGGCTCCGATGGCGCCCCGCCCAAGCCGCCTGA
- the ttcA gene encoding tRNA 2-thiocytidine(32) synthetase TtcA, whose protein sequence is MQPTTIRPISSPARPPAQSDDIERLETRLCRLMGQAIADYRMIENGDKVMVCLSGGKDSYGLLEILLSLRSRAPIHFEIMAVNLDQKQPGFPAHVLPDYLTRRGVPFHIETRDTYSVVKRLIPEGQTTCSLCSRLRRGHLYRLATELGATKIALGHHRDDILETLLLNLFFTGKMKAMPPKLRSKSGRHVVIRPLAYVKEADLARYATLLQFPIIPCDLCGSQEDLKRKQVKQMLQDWNQRFPGSNDSMFAALGNIAPSLLLDHSLFNFSDLKADSVSHEAAASDAEEDLL, encoded by the coding sequence ATGCAACCCACGACTATCAGACCCATTTCGTCCCCTGCACGTCCGCCCGCACAATCCGACGACATTGAACGCCTGGAGACTCGCCTCTGCCGTCTCATGGGGCAAGCCATTGCGGACTACCGTATGATTGAGAACGGCGACAAGGTCATGGTGTGTCTCTCGGGAGGAAAAGATAGTTACGGGCTGTTGGAAATTCTCCTGTCGCTACGCAGCCGAGCCCCGATTCACTTCGAGATCATGGCCGTCAATCTGGATCAAAAGCAGCCGGGATTCCCGGCCCATGTGCTCCCGGACTACCTGACTCGGCGCGGCGTCCCCTTCCACATTGAAACGCGCGATACCTATTCCGTAGTCAAACGGCTGATTCCAGAAGGTCAGACCACCTGCTCGCTCTGTTCCCGCCTCCGCCGCGGCCACCTCTATCGTCTCGCCACGGAATTAGGTGCCACCAAAATTGCGCTGGGCCATCATCGAGATGATATTCTGGAGACCCTGCTGCTGAATCTCTTCTTCACCGGCAAGATGAAGGCGATGCCGCCGAAGTTGCGCTCCAAGAGCGGCCGCCATGTGGTCATTCGACCGCTGGCCTATGTCAAGGAGGCCGACCTGGCTCGTTATGCCACCCTGCTTCAGTTTCCGATCATCCCCTGCGATCTGTGCGGCTCGCAGGAAGACTTGAAACGCAAGCAGGTCAAGCAGATGTTGCAAGACTGGAATCAGCGGTTTCCCGGCTCCAACGACAGCATGTTCGCCGCACTCGGCAACATCGCTCCGTCGCTACTCCTGGATCATTCACTCTTCAACTTCTCCGACCTGAAAGCTGACTCCGTCTCGCATGAGGCCGCCGCGAGTGATGCCGAAGAGGATTTGCTGTAG